One Bacillota bacterium genomic window, ATCAAGAAAGGCTTAAAGGGCTTGCAGAACGTTTGCAACGCCCGGTTGACGAATTAGAATGCCATGGTTGCCGGTCGGAAAAACGGTGTTTTTACTGTAATGAAAATTGTACAATGGCAAAGTGTGCAGCTGAAAAGGGGATAGACTTCTGCGGCGAATGTACGGAATATCCTTGTGCCGAGTTAAAAGTATTTCAAGCCCAATTGCCGCATCGAATCGAGCTGTGGAAATCTCAGGAACGCATCAAGAAAGTTGGGTATGAAAAATGGTATGCAGAAATGA contains:
- a CDS encoding DUF3795 domain-containing protein, which produces MNKPDKRLAAVCGLFCPACQFFIGTNEDQERLKGLAERLQRPVDELECHGCRSEKRCFYCNENCTMAKCAAEKGIDFCGECTEYPCAELKVFQAQLPHRIELWKSQERIKKVGYEKWYAEMIEHYSCPECHTLNSAYDIVCRKCGTDPSCTYVIQHKDEIIQQLAKIRAKHK